GTGGCATTTCAGTGTCGGACTCATTTGATCGGAAGCTCCCCAACGTACTGCGAACACTTCTCTTTCCCAAACAGGGTGGACGGCCTCAACCATTCCTCTTTCTTGGGATCCCCCTTCCATCTCGAGCAGCGGTCGATGATAACCCCCCGGAGGGTCTGCTCGTCATACTCCTCCAGCCGGGCCATGACTATACGGATGTTGGTATCGGCCCCCTTGCCAGTTGTACGGTGGTTCTTCCCGGTCTTCTGGTTGCAGTACTCTAAAAGCCTGATAGCCGCAGCCCGTCGAGCACTTCGCTCGACAGTGCTTTTCTCTTTCTTCTTATCTACCTCTACATCTACATCTACATCTATATGTGCTGACTTCGCTGACGAACGCTTACGATCGCTTACGGTTGCTGACGCATTACGATCCCGGAAAGACTGTTGGTTCCTGGAGTTCTGTTCCTGCCGGTCAGCCTTACTGCCTTTATTGAGGTAGTATTCGTAATTGACGATCCAAAAACCACGGTCTCCTTTGTGTTCGGGCACGAGGTGCAACGGAATAATGCGTCTGCCTTCGTGGTCGGGTAAGTTCGATAGGTCATCAGGTTCCGAGAGTTTATCAATGATGTCCATGAAATCCCCGAAGGTAACCTCGAGGTGGCCTTGTCCGGCCTCCATACCGAGCATTCGGTATAGCCCTCGGTTGTCGTATGGGACCACCCCATCCTTATCCGCTAGGACGACCATCGATGAAAAGACGTATACCGACGCCCACCCTTGATTGAACATCAGGGTGCTTTGAAAAATGTCTTGAAAGATCTTGCCGTACACGGTTCATCCTTGCCAGGTTGAGATTTGACGGAGTATACCTGAACCAGAAGTGGAAGTCAAAACAGAACGCGCTTGACACCCCCTTCCCTTTATGGGACAATACGTTCCGCATCGCACTTACACAAGGGAGAGCGACATGGAAATGAAAGAGTTCGCCGAGGCGGTCAACCGACACGACCTCACCTATAAATTCTCCGACGACGGCAAGAAGTACAGCGCCGGTCGTGCGAGCTTACACCAGATCACTGCAGCCGCCCGCGGCCTCGAGCCCGAGGTGGTCGCCAAGATCTGGAACGAGATGGTAGACAAGAAGGTCCGCCCCGAGCACAGGGATGCCTGGTATTGGGCCGAAACCGAACAACAGGAAGGATAATGGCTCAAAATATTATACAAAGCATGACGACGTTCGCCGAGCTATCGAAGATCAACGTCAACGCCCACACGGAAAAGAAGGGTGAGCTGACCTACCTATCGTGGGCGTGGGCGGTTGACCAGCTACTGCAACGAGACCCAACGGCTACCTGGGAGTACCGATTCTCCGATGGTAAGCCGTTCATATCAATCGGGGAAACGGCAATGGTGTTCTGCACCGTCAACGCCTTCCAGGTTTCCCGGACCGCGCAGCTCCCGGTCATGGACCACCGGAACAAGGCCATCATAAACCCGGACTCCATGCAGTTGAACACTGCCATGCAGAGGGCGCTCGCCAAGGCGATTGCCCTCCACGGGATCGGACTGTACATCTACGCTGGCGAGGATTTGCCGGCAGAGGAACCGAAGGCGGCCATCTCTGACAAGCAGAAGGCTGACTGGAAGGCTGGTGTCCAGGGGATCGATGACTCCGAGAAGCTCAGGGAGTTCTGGAAGAAGGCGGCCGCCTCCTGTCAAGACTCGAAAGACGTCGAGGCGTACAAGGAGATCAAGGCCCTGGTTATCAAGCGGGCCGATGAACTGAGGGCGAAGAAGTGACCGAGCACAAACTCCCCAACCCAATGCCGAAACCTATGCCGCGCCCCAAACATGACGGCGGACTGAGCGCCGTCCAGGGAACACCCGAGTGGCTCGCCGAGCGCGCCGGCCACTTGACAGCGTCCGCGGTCAAGGACGCCATGGCTAAAGTGAAGACGGGGGAGGCAGCGGGACGGAGAAACCTGCGCCTCAAACTCGCAACCGAAAGGTTGACGGGACTGCCCTCACCGGACATCTACAAGAACGCGGCAATGATCTGGGGGACGGAGCACGAGGCCGAGGCCAGGAGGGCCTACGAGGTTCTTACTGGGGAGATCGTAGAGGAGGTGGGGTTCTGCAGGCACCCGACCACTAAGTGGCTTGGAGCGAGCCCTGACGGCCTCATAGGGACCGAGGGGATGGCAGAGATCAAGTGCCCCCTAAGCACCACCCATCTCGAGTACATCGAGCAGGACGTTGTGCCGGCCGCTTACAAGCAGCAGATGACGCT
The genomic region above belongs to bacterium and contains:
- a CDS encoding DUF1071 domain-containing protein, with the translated sequence MTTFAELSKINVNAHTEKKGELTYLSWAWAVDQLLQRDPTATWEYRFSDGKPFISIGETAMVFCTVNAFQVSRTAQLPVMDHRNKAIINPDSMQLNTAMQRALAKAIALHGIGLYIYAGEDLPAEEPKAAISDKQKADWKAGVQGIDDSEKLREFWKKAAASCQDSKDVEAYKEIKALVIKRADELRAKK
- a CDS encoding YqaJ viral recombinase family protein; this translates as MTEHKLPNPMPKPMPRPKHDGGLSAVQGTPEWLAERAGHLTASAVKDAMAKVKTGEAAGRRNLRLKLATERLTGLPSPDIYKNAAMIWGTEHEAEARRAYEVLTGEIVEEVGFCRHPTTKWLGASPDGLIGTEGMAEIKCPLSTTHLEYIEQDVVPAAYKQQMTLQMLVCNRLWVDFFSYDPRFPKHLQLFIKRYEYDIKLGMDVMADSLVFLKEVEAMVERLSK
- a CDS encoding conserved phage C-terminal domain-containing protein is translated as MFNQGWASVYVFSSMVVLADKDGVVPYDNRGLYRMLGMEAGQGHLEVTFGDFMDIIDKLSEPDDLSNLPDHEGRRIIPLHLVPEHKGDRGFWIVNYEYYLNKGSKADRQEQNSRNQQSFRDRNASATVSDRKRSSAKSAHIDVDVDVEVDKKKEKSTVERSARRAAAIRLLEYCNQKTGKNHRTTGKGADTNIRIVMARLEEYDEQTLRGVIIDRCSRWKGDPKKEEWLRPSTLFGKEKCSQYVGELPIK